One Streptomyces dangxiongensis genomic window, GTCGATGAACGGTACTTCGTGGGCTTCGAGCCAGTCGATGATCACCGGTTTGCTTGCGGCGTCGTCGGAGGCGAGGAACACGAATGTCGCGCTTTCGAGGAGGTCGAGGTTGTCCTCGTCGAGGTACTGCGCACACGCGGATACCCCTCGGTGCATGTTGGAGTAGACCAAGGCAAAGTGGGCGGCCTTGTTGGGGCGTTCGCGCAGGGTGTCGAGAGTGGGGGCGCCGGGGGCGCGGAAGGCGTTGTGGTTGTCGAAGGTGTCGCCGTCGATGAGGAGGATCGAGTCGACCTCGGTCTTGGCGATCTGGTCGAGGATGTAGGTTCCGCTGCCGCCGAGGCCGACGATCACAATGCGGTGGCCTCGGAAGCGGCGGTTGACGGCCGCGATACCGGCGCGGGAGGTGGCGGTGTCACGGTAGGCGAAGGGACTGTCGTCGACGATCTCCTGCCACGCCGCGCCGGGGGTGGGAGTGGCCGTGAAGTCGAGGGCTTGCGCCTGGGCGGCGATGATCCTGGCGTACGCGGTGATCTTCGTGTACTCGTCGGGGTAGCCATCGGGACCGGGTTTGGCCGAGAGCATGAAGTTCGCCTGCATGCCCTCGGCGATTACCCGGGTCTCCGGATTGACGAGGGTTAGACGGCGGCCGTGCTCATCGCAGGGAGTGGAGCCGCCGAACCAGATGCGGTGATCAGTGCCGGAGACCAGGTGGTCTCCGCTGACGGTCATGGGGTAGGCGAGGAAACCGTGGTCGACGGTGCGGTTCTCGGTGGCATAGGGGATGTGCCGGACGATGATGTGGCCGGCGTGGAGGACGACGTCGTAGCCATCGTCGAGGAGGCGGGACAGGTCCGGGTCACGAGCGAGAAGTACGGTAGACATCGAAGATCATCCCCTCCTTCACCCGGACGCTGTGGCCGGCCGTGAGGCTGCCCGATCCGTGTCCGTCGCGGCCGCGGCTGTACTGAACTGTGTAGGTGTCCTGCTCGTTCGGCTGCTGGCCGGGGTAGGCCAGGGCGACGGCCTGCTCGTAGGTGATCTCCTTGGTCTCCCAGGTGTGGGAGCGGGTGTTGACGATGATCGTGACGGGCTTGGGCCCGCGGTCCTGCGTCATGGCGTTCCTCCTGTCGCGCACACGGTGACGCGAAAGTGCATCACTGCTCGAAATGTCGAGCAGTTACACTGTACCAGGGGTGATCGAAAAGTCGAGCAGTGACGAAAATCGGGGACAGGCATGAGTGAGAGTCCGACCGTGGACGTGCAGGCCCTGCATGGGGCGCTGGATGCGGCACGCATCGAAAAGGGGCTGTCATGGCGACAGCTCGCCAAGGACCTCGGGGTGAGCGCCTCGACCATCTCCCGTATGGCCAACGGGCTGAAGCCGGACGTCACCGCATTCGCAGCCATGACGACGTGGCTGCGCATGCCAGCGGAGACCTTCTACGTAACAACCCGTGACGGATCCGTCCGGGAAGAGCCTGAGCTGGTGGCGTCACTCGTTCCCCTACTGCGGGCGCGCAGCGATCTCAGCGGCGACGACGTTGCGTACCTCGAAGAGGTGATCAGCGCCGCGGCCCGGCGGTTCCGCGCCGAGCGTGAATCCCGGAGCCACTGAGTTGCGCTGGACGCAGGCGCTGATGCGTGAGGTCGCGCAGGAGGAACGCGCCGGGCTGAGTTTGGGTCCCCTCGACCCCCTCGATCCCTACGCCCTCGCCGAGGAGCACGGAATCAAGGTGTACACCCTCGAGGGTCTGCTGAGGTTCGAGTTGCGAGACGAGGCTCTCAGCCACTTCACCGTGCAGAGCTCCTCGTCCTGGTCTGCCGCTCTGGTGCCTCTCGGCAGTGCGCGAGTGATAGTGGAGAACGAGTCCCACAAGCTCGTCAGGCGTCGCTCCAACATCGCCCACGAGCTCGGGCACCACCTGCTGGAGCACTCCTTCGACGGTGTGGTGCTCGGCGAGGACCACAATCGCCAGTTCGACCCCGTGCAAGAGAAGCAGGCCACCTTCATGGCCGGCGAACTACTGGTTCCGCTCATCGCAGCACAGCGCATGGCCTACCGCGGCTGGGACAACGAGCGTGTGGCCAACACCTACGGAGTCAGCGAGCAGTTCGCTCAAATGCAGATGAAGGGACCGCGGGTTCGGGCCGAGCGGGCCGCCAGGAAGTATGGGTTCGCCTAACCTCTTCAGACCTCGACGGGGCAGAGGCTCACTCCATGCCGCGACCTCGGTTCGAAACCGAGGTCACGGGACGGCGTCCGAGGGCCGCCCGGCTGAAGTGGTGCCCGTCGCCGTTGTAGTGGGCAACGCTGGCCGGCGCCTGTTGCGGCGGCCGCGGCCCGGCCTCAGGCCCCACTCCGTGGGATTTTGCCGCCCGACCGTGTCCTCCTTGAGACCGATGGCCCGTTCGCCCGTCACAACAGGCACCCCGCTCGACCGGCAGACCTCCGACGTCGTCGCCCGCCTCGCCACCTGCTGGGCGCTGACACCCGAACAAGCCGCCCGGCACATCTGCGGCAACCAACAGCGTTTCCTCGGCGCCACTGGACTTCCCCAATGACCGCAGCGTCAAGCGCCTCCTACGCCCCGTTCCTCACGGTCGCGGCTGGGCGCTGAGCAACCACAGCGTGGGAATCCGAGCGGACCAGTAAGCGCGAAGGTCACTGGTGCGGGCCTCGGGTGGCGCCGCACCGATCGCCCTTGGGCGGTGGGTCGCCTCAGTGGCTGTCTATCTCACCTGGTGGTCGCCCGGAGGGAGGATGAAAGGGTGCAGTCATGCCTCTCATGCAGCCTTTCGCTTCCGATTGGGACCGCCCGGCCTCGCAGGACTCCGAACAGTGGAACTGGCTCGCGGTCGAAATAGCCGAGATCCGGCGATGTGCCGAGGCAGGCGACCAAGCACACGATCGCCTTGCCCTCCTCCTGGACCATCTAGTCGAGGTGATCATCGGCCGTGAGGTCAACGCCCAACTGGCCTTCCAAATCCCCGACAGCACCATCGAAGAGATGTGGAAGTTCCGTGACAGCGGCGGGCAGCTCGACGGACAGCTGAGTCAGCTGATCGACCAGCATGTAGGCCCGGACCGACGGGCAAAGATGGACAACCATCTGGACCAGAAGACCAAGTTCCTGAGGCAGCGGGGCGTGCTGACGGACCACGAACGCGACGTACTCGACCGGCTGCACGAATACCGCAACGCGGCCTACCACCGCGACACCCTGGAACCCGACCTGATCGCAGACCTCGTACTGGCCTACCGGGTGTTGGCGGACGAACTCCTCAGCCGACACAAACCGATCGCCTGGGTCATGGCTTCATCGGACCCCGCCCCCATCGTGACGCCACACCAGCTTCGGGGCCGCCTGGCCGAAGGCGTCGACATCGATCTCACATCGATGGCCCGCCGGTTCCACGACCACGCTGCGAAGCGAGTCCAGGCTGTCTCCACAGCCGTCGCTACCGCCCAACAACTCCTCGGCTCCAAAAGCTCCGGTGAAACGGCCGTGGCCCCGCGGATGACGACATGGCGCGTATGCTGACCGGCCTCAGCGACACAGCCAAACACCTGGCCTCCTGGACGAGGCAGGCAGAGGGGTTGAAGTCCAAGACCTCGTCACTCACCGGCCTGATGGTGCCGTTCCTCAACCTGGACCGAGCCCTGAGCCGTATCGAACCGTCCGTCAAGCGCCTCGACATGATCCAAGACTGGTGGGAACAGCGTCGGATCGATGACCTCAGGGGCAAGTAGCGCCATACCCAAATGCACACACGGGCCGGCCTGCGGCGGACTCGCCACGATGGTGCTGCCTGCCGTGCCGATCGATAAGGAACGGGCATCCGATGTCCCGGCCGACCACGCCCTGAACCGCCGCACAGCACACCGCTCGCAGCCACGTCTCCCCCAACACGGCCGCTGCCCCTACACACACCGCATAGCTCGACAAACACGCCCAGCCCTCACCATCAAGCGGGCCCTCACCGTGATCGTCAGTTGATGGAGTACGCCCTGACCCCACCCCTGGAAACGCGCGTCCTAACAAGCGAAGTCGTCTGGGGAAGTGCCGCAAATCTGTTCTGGCTGGTGCCACTATCTGCCAGCAACTGGTGCCACTAGACGCCAGTAGGCCGAACTAGGATCTCACCAGGTCAGGGCACATGGTCAAGGAATCCGGTGGTGGCAGAGAAGCGACGTGCGGCCCCTGGCACCAAGAAGACACTTCACACTCGGCATCCCCGTCACCACCCGCATGACCACCGCACAGATCACAGGCGCTGTCTGCCACACCTACACCGCGGCCAGGGTCAAGCTCGTGCTGATCGACGAAATCCACCGCCTCAACCCGCGCACCTCCACCGGCGCCGAGGCCGCCGACTGGCTCAAAGACCTCACCGAACGCGTCCCCGCGACGTTCGTTTACGCCGGCATCGACGTCACCGCCAGCGCCGTATTCTCCGGGGTGCGCGGGGCACAACTGGCCGGGCGGGCCTCCCTGATCGACTGCGGGGCGCTGCCCGCCCGCGCCGGCGAACGCGAACCGTTCCGCGAACTGATCGCCGCCCTGGAAGCTGCCCTCGACCTCACCTCGCACCGGCCGGGCACCCTGCCCAGGCTGGCGCCCTACCTGCACGAACGGACCGCCGGACGGATCGGCAGCCTGGCCCGCCTGATCCGCCAGGCCGCCATCGAAGCCATCCTGGACGGCCAAGAACGCATCACCAAACCACTGCTGGGCACCATCGCACTCGACCACCTCGCCGAAGAGCACTACCGGCCCCGCACCCCCAAACGCCGCGCCCGGCCCGCCGACCGGTGACCGCCCCACCGCGCCCCGCTCTACCAGTCGGCAGCATGTGGCCCACCCCGCCCGGCGCCCTGCACGTGAGGCCGCTGCCCCGCGAGGCCACCGCCTCCTACCTCACCCGCCTCGCAGCCGCCTACCACCTCAGTGCCACCCAACTCCTGGACGGCCTGCACATCACCGCCACCGGCACCCCAACGGGCCCGCCCGCCACCGACATCCACCTCAGCAACGAAGCCGCCCGCCGCCTGTCCGACTTCACCCGCATCCCGCCCGCACACCTCGCCCGCGCACTGCCCCGCCGGCCCCCGCCCGCCGCCATCGGCACAGCCGGCACGGCAATCGCCCGCTGGCAGCCTGTCCAGCCCGCGGTGCAGCCGCTGCCTGCGTGCACCGCCTGCACCGCTCACCGCGCCCCGCATCAAGCCGTCGCCGCATGGATCCACCCGGCACCCGACCTGCCCCGGGCTCTCATCTGCACCCGCCACCAGCAAGCCTCAAGCGACCCCAGACAGCGCACCCCCCTCGACATCCGCTCACTGCCCGAACTCACCCATGCCCGCCGTACCACCCGCCGCTCACCGACAGCGGCCTCCCTGAGCTGGGCATCGACGATCACCACCCGCTGGTACGACCACCACCAACACCTCCACCAGCGCTGGCACACCCGCCTCCACCGGCTCCGCACCGCCAACCCCCACCTCGCCTCAGGCCCGGCCTCCCCCGCCCTGACCTGCCGCAGCCTGATCACCTACCCCGAGACCCTCACCCTCGCCACAGCCCTCGACCGCCTGCCCCCGCACCCCCTGACCCGCACCCAGCAGACCGCCTTCCTCCACGACCTCGCCGACCGCCTCCACCTGCCCCGCCTCGCACCCGCCGACCACGACCTGCTCTGGCAACGCCTGGCAACCCGCTGAACCAACCCACAAACCCGTACCGCCCTGACCTCAGCAGACCGGCCGACACGTCCTCGTACCTATAGGCGCGCCAACCACCCTGCGCAAAAACCGCCGCCGCACCCAGCTCACTGCGCAACACCGAACAACCAGCTCAACCCACCAATCCACCGGCCCCGGACACCCGACCCCGCGTAGACCTCACCCACAGAGCAGACCCACCGCCCAGCACAACTGAGCAACACCAAGCCACAACCAAGATCATTAAGTAACCACGACAGCTACGCCACAGCCACCATGCGCTCGCCGCGTCCAGCGCGGCGCGGACGGCCAGGGCGCGGGCGGCGTCGTCCTGGCCCGGGTAGTGCGGTACCTGAGTAGCACGCTGGCCACGCACCGGGCCGGCGCGAGCGGCGAGCAGCAAGGGGCAGGACCACGAGCCAGCCGCGGGCCGGGGAGCCGATCACCGGACAGCGGCCCGGCAGCCGGACGGCAGACGCCGGACAAGCCGTCGAGCCCTCAGATCGGAAGCCGAGCGCCAGCCTTGGTCGAGGGCACGTGGCACCGCGCCCGGGCGGTGCCCGCAGCTGAGGCAGGTGCCGTCACACCGGGACTGTGACGGCCAAGCCGGGGCGTCCGTACCGGGGGGAGACTCACGACCCCGCGCCGAACCCTGGACATTGGCGGGCGCGCCGGAGAGGAACGGCCCTAACACCGGCCCGGCCACGGGATCTAGACGGGCGTCTAATAGCCCAGGCTCTAGACCCGGGGGTACGATGCGGAGGACTCACCGCAACACAAGTGGCCAATGGGCACGCCGTCCCGGAGAAGGCCACGAGGGGCCCGACGCCGGGGGCAACCGGCAACGGACCCCTCGCGGGGAGTACTGCAGTCACCGGGCCCGGCCGTCCAACTCGCGGCCGGGCTCACTGCTGAGCACGACCTTGCGGCGGGGTTATCCGGCTTTCTGGTCATGACCAGAAAGACCGCAGTACGTCGATGGCAACGACGATCACAGGTGCCCAGTCCACGAACGCCTGGCGCAAGGCCAGGACATGTTCGTAACAGATGCAGTGCTCGTGCTGGCCCATCGGTGCCTCACCCCACATAGCCCCAAAAAAGCCCTTGGGGAAGGGCCCTTGTCCCTGAGCGGACAAGGCGCTTCGGGGGGCCCGTGTGGTGAAGCAGCACTAAGCATAGGGCAGTTGGGAGTTGTTTCAGGGGGAGGGCTCACAACTTGTGGGCTGGTGTAGCCATCCAACCACTAGATGTGGGGATTGCCTCATGGACCGAGGCAGATACGCGTGTCGCAGCGGCTGAGTGGCCGGCGACTGCTGGAGATGCCAGGTAAGACAGCTGTCTTCCCCCGTCAGTCGAAGCGAGGAGACGCCCTGTGGGAGACGTTGAACGCCTCCCACAGGGGGGCAGTGCCTACGGTCCCACCACTACATGTGGTGTTTGCGAGTGACGAAGATGTACGTCTTTCCGCTCGTCTTCCGCCCACCGCCGGACGTCGAACCCGATCGGGGCGACCCGGCCATCGCGCTATCGGCGGGACAAGGCGAGGGCAAGCGTCACGACCAGGGTCACGCCTGCGAGCGCCGTTCCCAGGGGAGCGCCCAAGGACGGGTGCCGCCAGGTCAGGTAGGCGAGCCCGACGAAGACGAGCAGGATGACGAGCGCCAAGATCAGAATCAGCAGGGACCAGACCGCGCGGTTCGGCGCCGGGGGGCCCTGAGAATGCGGCTCCCGGGGGGGTCTGTCAAACGAGCGGTGTAACTGGGTTGTTGGAGTTACTGGCGGGCTGCAGAGAGGCGGCCGTCGAAGGTGATGTCGAAGGCATTGAGTGCGGTCTTCCAGCGCATGGTCCAGCGGGCTTGTCCCTTGCCGGTGGGGTCCAGGGACATGATGGCCATGTAGACGCACTTCAACGCGGCCTGCTCGTTGGGGAAGTGCCCGCGGGCCTTGACTGCCCGCCGGATCCTGGCGTTGACGGACTCGATCGCATTCGTGGTGCAGACGATGCGGCGGATCTCGGTGTCGAAGCGGAGGAACGGCGTGAACTCCTCCCATGCGTTCTCCCAGAGCCGCACGATCGCCGGGTATTTCTTGCCCCAGGCGTCGGCGAACTCGGCGAACCGATCAAGTGCGGCCTCCTCGGTTGCCGCGGTGTAGACGGGCTTGAGGACACGCGCGATCTTGTCCCAGTCCTGGCGGGCGGCATAACGAAAGGAGTTCCGCAGCAGGTGGACCACGCAGGTCTGGACCGTGGTGCGGGGCCAGACGGTCTCGACCGCGTCGGGCAGGCCCTTGAGTCCGTCGCAGACCAGCATCAGGACGTCGTTGACACCGCGGTTCTTGATCTCGGTGAGGATGTGCATCCAGTGCTTGGCGCCCTCGCCGCCGTCGCCGGCCCACAGCCCAGGATGTCCCGCCGGCCCTCGACAGTGACCGCCAGGGCCACGTGAATGGGCCTGTTGGCTACCGCGCCGTCACGGATCTTCACGTGGATGGCGTCAATGAAGATCACGGGATAGACGGCGTCGAGGGGCCGGTTCTGCCATTCGGCCATGCCGTCGAGGACCTTGTCGGTGATCGTGGAGATCGTCTGGCGGGACACCTCGGCTCCATAGACCTCGGCCAGG contains:
- a CDS encoding ImmA/IrrE family metallo-endopeptidase, with protein sequence MRWTQALMREVAQEERAGLSLGPLDPLDPYALAEEHGIKVYTLEGLLRFELRDEALSHFTVQSSSSWSAALVPLGSARVIVENESHKLVRRRSNIAHELGHHLLEHSFDGVVLGEDHNRQFDPVQEKQATFMAGELLVPLIAAQRMAYRGWDNERVANTYGVSEQFAQMQMKGPRVRAERAARKYGFA
- a CDS encoding ThiF family adenylyltransferase, whose amino-acid sequence is MSTVLLARDPDLSRLLDDGYDVVLHAGHIIVRHIPYATENRTVDHGFLAYPMTVSGDHLVSGTDHRIWFGGSTPCDEHGRRLTLVNPETRVIAEGMQANFMLSAKPGPDGYPDEYTKITAYARIIAAQAQALDFTATPTPGAAWQEIVDDSPFAYRDTATSRAGIAAVNRRFRGHRIVIVGLGGSGTYILDQIAKTEVDSILLIDGDTFDNHNAFRAPGAPTLDTLRERPNKAAHFALVYSNMHRGVSACAQYLDEDNLDLLESATFVFLASDDAASKPVIIDWLEAHEVPFIDVGMGIEEIDGRLSGLLRVTTSLPGRRDTARHRIPQPAPEGDAYARNIQTADLNALNAVLAVIRWKRSIGVYADATDESH
- a CDS encoding helix-turn-helix domain-containing protein; amino-acid sequence: MDVQALHGALDAARIEKGLSWRQLAKDLGVSASTISRMANGLKPDVTAFAAMTTWLRMPAETFYVTTRDGSVREEPELVASLVPLLRARSDLSGDDVAYLEEVISAAARRFRAERESRSH
- a CDS encoding multiubiquitin domain-containing protein is translated as MTQDRGPKPVTIIVNTRSHTWETKEITYEQAVALAYPGQQPNEQDTYTVQYSRGRDGHGSGSLTAGHSVRVKEGMIFDVYRTSRS
- a CDS encoding TniQ family protein translates to MWPTPPGALHVRPLPREATASYLTRLAAAYHLSATQLLDGLHITATGTPTGPPATDIHLSNEAARRLSDFTRIPPAHLARALPRRPPPAAIGTAGTAIARWQPVQPAVQPLPACTACTAHRAPHQAVAAWIHPAPDLPRALICTRHQQASSDPRQRTPLDIRSLPELTHARRTTRRSPTAASLSWASTITTRWYDHHQHLHQRWHTRLHRLRTANPHLASGPASPALTCRSLITYPETLTLATALDRLPPHPLTRTQQTAFLHDLADRLHLPRLAPADHDLLWQRLATR